Proteins encoded in a region of the Drosophila sechellia strain sech25 chromosome 2L, ASM438219v1, whole genome shotgun sequence genome:
- the LOC6611541 gene encoding rap1 GTPase-activating protein 1 isoform X4, giving the protein MGVLRWRDSPGSRISGSIGNSSGNSNNNHHHSSNSNNSSGNNNTHQQQHNNNHINNNMNNNNNRENHHRGSNASEERVPQPHSPHDSHSHPHNGGLQHSGSRATLRHSMNHSSSSTVSGSACSSTPASPQLSGVVSASGCQLLSNGHHYQSQSSVSSNSSIVSAIPASQRLLEEALAKPAPYPMILLPLHGGYWMDGTEHECGYDARGNPLLPQTTWMAKFETDDTAKCYRRFYAAREHSNLIGVDEQLGPILLSIKTENVANQEHMRILMRLRTGTMHELLPVSCLLPQPSPAKMAHTLNENITVEHFMPILCPKASQLISVYDEHVLVSHFKFGVLYQRYGQTTEEELFGNQQTSPAFDEFLDVLGQRIRLKDHKGYRGGLDIQNGHTGDTAVYEVFKEREIMFHVSTLLPHTEGDPQQLQRKRHIGNDIVAIVFQETNTPFSPDMIASHFLHAFIVVQPIEPNTPHTRYKVSVTARDDVPFFGPTLPNPAVFRKGQEFKEFILTKLINAENACYKAEKFAKLEQRTRTSLLQNLCEELREKTRDFLGTDLTQTSAGSPTPETPKAESGSGNAGSRFIDTVKKALIMRVRSQSVDTGNGHGPGQTDKFSVNTKLGTLNSKKETHPEMQTPNLNTCSRTASKSSSKSKSSNESTSSSPDITSRQANNNNTNSIGGHLPQNGTGGGVVAAAVSAAQNGVVAVATMSETSDDSSLNSVDLDPMMAHLDGGATYIDSDTGLESMSSAEATTKACSLCLDGVQSTIMGSSPSNETIVKIENLRQEVTRLKCDKLDLLRQNVTCQRDIKRLRERELSLQGDLSAAGREILRLRDLLKEYMPDTASAPLSISPI; this is encoded by the exons AACCACCATCGCGGCAGTAATGCGAGTGAGGAGCGCGTGCCCCAACCACACTCACCCCACGACAGCCACTCCCATCCTCACAACGGTGGCCTGCAGCACTCGGGATCGCGGGCAACACTGCGCCACTCGATGAACCACTCGAGCAGCTCCACAGTCTCGGGCTCCGCCTGCAGCTCGACGCCCGCCTCCCCGCAACTAAGTGGGGTGGTCAGCGCCTCCGGATGCCAGCTGCTGTCCAACGGACACCACTACCAATCTCAGTCGTCGGTGAGCTCCAACTCATCGATCGTTTCGGCCATTCCCGCCTCGCAGAGATTGCTTGAGGAGGCGCTGGCCAAACCGGCACCGTACCCCATGATCTTGCTGCCACTGCACGGTGGTTACTGGATGGATGGCACCGAGCATGAGTGCGGCTACGATGCGAGAGGAAATCCTCTGCTCCCACAGACCACCTGGATGGCCAAGTTCGAGACGGACGATACGGCCAAGTGCTACAGGAGATTCTATGCCGCTAGGGAGCACTCGAATTTGATTGGAGTGGATGAGCAGTTGGGACCGATTTTGCTTTCTATTAAAACGGAAAATGTAGCCAACCAGGAGCACATGCGAATACTGATGAGATTGAGAACTGGTACGATGCATGAGCTTCTTCCGGTTTCATGCCTATTACCACAGCCAAGTCCGGCGAAAATGGCGCATACACTGAACGAAAATATAACGGTCGAGCATTTCATGCCGATTTTGTGCCCCAAGGCCTCACAACTCATCAGTGTATACGACGAGCATGTTCTCGTTTCGCACTTCAAGTTTGGAGTTCTCTACCAAAGATATGGACAGACCACCGAGGAGGAACTCTTCGGTAACCAGCAGACATCACCAGCTTTCGACGAGTTCTTGGATGTCTTGGGTCAAAGGATACGTCTGAAGGATCACAAGGGCTACAGGGGTGGGCTTGACATTCAGAATGGTCACACGGGCGACACAGCTGTCTATGAGGTCTTCAAGGAGCGAGAGATCATGTTCCATGTATCCACTCTATTGCCACACACCGAGGGCGATCCACAGCAGCTCCAGAGGAAGCGACACATTGGCAATGACATCGTGGCCATCGTTTTCCAGGAGACCAACACTCCATTCTCACCTGACATGATCGCCAGTCACTTTCTGCACGCTTTCATCGTGGTCCAGCCCATTGAGCCGAACACACCACATACCCGGTACAAGGTCAGCGTTACCGCCAGGGATGATGTTCCCTTCTTCGGCCCCACTCTGCCGAATCCCGCAGTTTTCCGCAAGGGACAGGAGTTCAAGGAGTTCATCTTGACCAAGCTGATCAACGCTGAGAACGCGTGCTACAAAGCTGAGAAGTTTGCAAAGTTGGAACAGCGCACTAGGACCTCTCTGCTCCAGAATTTATGCGAGGAACTGCGGGAGAAGACTCGCGACTTTCTGGGAACCGATCTTACTCAGACGTCGGCAGGAAGTCCTACACCCGAGACCCCGAAAGCAGAAAGTGGTAGCGGCAATGCCGGCTCCCGCTTTATCGATACGGTGAAGAAGGCTTTAATCATGAGGGTGCGCTCACAGAGCGTGGACACCGGAAATGGTCATGGACCTGGACAAACGGATAAATTCAGTGTGAACACCAAGCTGGGCACATTGAATTCCAAGAAGGAGACCCATCCCGAAATGCAGACACCCAATCTAAAT ACCTGCAGTCGCACGGCCTCCAAGTCCTCATCCAAGTCGAAGTCATCGAACGAGTCCACTTCCTCCTCCCCTGACATTACCTCTCGCCAggcgaacaacaacaataccAATTCAATCGGTGGACACCTCCCCCAAAATGGAACCGGCGGGGGCGTGGTAGCAGCGGCTGTCAGTGCCGCCCAAAACGGAGTGGTCGCAGTGGCCACCATGTCGGAAACGAGCGATGATTCCAGTCTGAATAGCGTGGATCTCGATCCAATGATGGCGCACTTGGACGGCGGAGCCACCTACATTGACAGTGATACTGGGCTAGAAAGCATGAGTTCGGCAGAGGCCACCACCAAGGCGTGCTCCCTGTGCTTAGATGGAGTCCAGTCCACCATAATGGGTAGTTCCCCCAGCAACGAGACGATCGTGAAGATCGAGAATCTGCGCCAGGAGGTCACACGATTGAAGTGCGACAAGCTGGATCTACTCAGACAGAATGTG aCCTGTCAGCGCGACATCAAGCGACTTCGGGAGCGGGAACTTTCCCTTCAAGGCGATCTATCGGCGGCAGGCAGAGAGATCCTGCGACTGCGGGATCTCCTCAAGGAATACATGCCCGATACAGCTTCAGCACCACTCTCCATATCGCCCATCTAA
- the LOC6611540 gene encoding general odorant-binding protein 28a, with protein sequence MQSTPIILVAIVLLGAALVRAFDEKEALAKLMETAEGCIPEVGASDADLQELVKKQPASTYAGKCLRACVMKSFGVLGANGKLDTEAGREKAKQYTGNDPAKLKIALEIGDTCAAITVPDDHCEAAEAYGACFKGEAKKHGLL encoded by the coding sequence ATGCAGTCTACTCCAATCATTCTGGTGGCAATCGTCCTCCTCGGCGCCGCACTGGTGCGAGCCTTTGACGAGAAGGAAGCCCTGGCCAAGCTGATGGAGACAGCCGAGGGCTGCATTCCGGAGGTGGGCGCCAGCGATGCCGATCTGCAGGAATTGGTCAAgaagcagccagccagcacaTATGCCGGCAAGTGCCTGCGCGCCTGCGTGATGAAAAGTTTCGGAGTGCTGGGCGCCAACGGCAAACTGGACACGGAGGCAGGTCGCGAGAAGGCCAAGCAGTACACGGGCAACGATCCGGCCAAGCTAAAGATTGCTCTGGAGATCGGTGACACCTGTGCTGCCATCACTGTGCCGGATGATCACTGCGAGGCCGCCGAAGCCTACGGCGCTTGCTTCAAGGGCGAGGCCAAGAAACATGGACTCTTATAA